The Dunckerocampus dactyliophorus isolate RoL2022-P2 chromosome 16, RoL_Ddac_1.1, whole genome shotgun sequence nucleotide sequence TCGTCTTTGTTCTTCTCCTCAGCCTTAACTTTCTCTCGGTCAGACTTGGGTGTCTTCTCCTTACCCTCGCGAACTGCCCGCTCATCCTTCCCTGCTCTCTCCTCTCTCAGCTTCTCTCGGCGGACATCTGCCTTTGTGTCTGGAGTGCTGCCTGgcgtcttttcttttttctcttttttctcctTGCCGCTCTTCTCTTTGTCGTCCCGCTCTTTTACGGCTTTAGCGCTGAAACAGAAATCATTTGGATTTTGCAAAAGGCTTCTTATGAGACTGTGCTGCATCTCATTACCTTCCATTTACATCTACTTATTAAGACAATCGTTTAAGGTGCAGTTATTAGAGCAAGGTGAGTTCTGGAGCACTGATATGCTTACCTATTAAGGGCACCATTCCCATTGCTGGTTGTCAATTTAGTTGCTGCACTGTTGGctttgtttactggctttgtgGTCTGAGATTTATCCTTTCCCCGATCTGCAGACaaacaaggtaaaaaaaatgtagcacATTATTATCAGCTCGTAAATGGCTTAAATGCATCATCAGAGTAATGCCAACTTCCAATCACTCACCACCATCATCTGAGACTCCATCCTCTGCCTTGATCGTGGTGGCGGCAGGCTTGCCTGTGCTGCCGGGGCCATTCTGCTGACTGGCAGGGGTGGCATTGCGTACTGGTGGCTCCTTGTGGTGAAACTCATTCTCAGGGACCATATGCACCTTCTGGCTTTTCAACCGACCTGAGTAACTGCAAGATGTAAAGGGTTTATAAAAGGGTTTTACACAGAAGAGACGGAAGACAGAGCTTTTGGCTGccgtacatttaaaaaacaaggtGATTCCTTGTAGTGTAGTTGACAGATAAAGGATTATAAATCAGTATAACAAAATTATATCCTTTACATTAGCAAAGAAGGCTAATGTTTTCCTAACAAATGTAAAACCagaacaacttcatttttactTGCCGTTTCCCATGTTGAGTCTAATAATCATTGATTTGCATTGGCAGTGCATTAAGTGATATTATACACtcctacaaaaatataaacactaaatataacaaacaaataaaaaccttTGTTTTTGCTCTGGTCTTTCATGAGCTAAACACAAAGATATAAAACTTTTTATACGTACACAAAGGATCTATTTCTctgaaatattgttcacaacTGCATCTAAATCTGTGTGAGTACttctttgcaaagataatatATCCACCTTcatgtgtggcatatcaagatgctgattggaTAGGATGATTGCGCAGGTGTGCCTAGGCTGgcaacaataaaaggccacagcaatatgtgcagttttatcacacagcacaatgccacagatgtcgcaagtgTCAAGTGAGCGTGCAATATAGTAATGGtgactgcaggaatgtccaccaAAGTTGTTGCCATGAATTGAATGTTTATTTCTCAAACTGTCTCCAAATGAGTTTCAGATAATTTGGCACTAAATCTAACCGGCTTCACAACCGCAAACCATTtataaccacaccagcccaggaagTCCAGATCCAGCATCACCACCTCCAACAATGCCTGAGCCCAGCCACCCGGACCCAATACAGTTAAATCGCACGTTTtgcagtggccttttattgtagccatTTGAAGGGATCTTGGATATGTCAGatctgtgaggtggatggattatctcagcaaaagAGAAGCGCTCACTAACAGATTTAGATAGATTGGTGATATTTAAGAGAAATGGGTCTTGTGTACATATAAAAAGtttgacatctttgagttcagctcatgaaaaacggGAGCGCAAAAACAAGCGTTTTTGTTGCGTACATTGCTGCTGTAAAGTTTCATTTTCCCTGTGAATATAGTGTTTTTGTCATGACATAGAAGCCAGTAGGTCATGTCATCAACCTGGTGTATTATATCAAAAAAGGACAATCCCCATGTCATTACATTTGAAAGGTCCACATGAGTTGAACTGCACACAATGCTATGTTACCCCATCGCTAAGGCATAGAGGTCTGGCCTCTTGTCCTTCTCCTTAGCGCAGATCTTGTGGACACGGTACTCCAAAGCTTGGCCCAGATTTAGAACCTTAGGGTAACATGGCAGGATCTTGATGAGAACAATGAGAATGTTTCGGATGTGGGTATAATCTCCAGTTTCCAGACAATGAACTGAAGCCTAGATGGGCCACAGACATGGGGATacattagatactgtatgttccaCAGAACTCTAGTCTTCTAGAAAATCATGATTTGAGGAAAATGAAAAATTCAAGATGGCTTACTTTTGTCAACATGTAATGCCATTTGTGCACCACATGCCTGAAGTTCTCATAATCGAGTGGATTTGCTTGTTGCCCTCCATCAAAGCCACTGGCTCTCAAGATGGTCAGAAAGCCAGGGTAATTGCCACACTCCTATGACCATGCCACAAAAATTGACATGAGATTAATGTCAAGTTCATCTACCATTGTAAGACATTTTACACACTATGGGATGTTAGCGCTTATGCAGGCAGAAAGATACCTTCTCATAGACTGCACGGTCGCTGTGCCAGCGGGTCACTGTCTCCAGCATGCAGCAGAGGAAGCGCCCATAGTGGTGAGACTCATTCTCTGTACAACTTGCCACGGTGTAAATGATGGCTGAGAATACCTGCAAAGCCAAACAATTTTAAAGTGTTTGTTTACACAACTGAAACACCCCGTTGCATTCTATGTGTGCAAGGTTTGACTTGGGTCAAATGGACACAATTAGCACTTTAACTTTTGTGTTAATCAAAAACCACTGTTGAGTGAATCTTtgacacttgatttttttccccttgttgAATAGCAAAAGATACAGCCGGCACAAGCAATTACTGTTTTTGATTCCACCCATAAAAGCAGAAGAAGCTGCATGTGCAAAGAAGCGTCTTACCCTGTCGTAACACAGGAGTGTGCAGAAATTGGGTGTCATTTGCTGGTGAACCAGCTCAACAAAGCGGGCACAGTACACAGCGTCGATGGAGGAGAAGATACAGCGAGGGAACAGACAGAGCTGTAGGAACTTTGTTATGGTCTCATTCTTAGTTGACTCTGTCAATTAATAGGCaaaattttattattaacagacagggagaaaaacagattaATGTTGCGATGTACAATATACAAAAGACTTCAGAATTGTTCCAATCAGTAAAagtaatatgaatatttttttgcattcatgtattttataatTTAGGAATTCGTTCATTGTTGCATGCTACTTGAATCAACAGACATATTATAGCAACAGACTGTACAGATGTAAACACACTAATCTTCATAGATGCGCATTACAAAATACTTACTGGTCATCAACCATTTGTCTTTCTCCAGTTTGAGGCGATGAAGCACCCTTTGGACATGCTCCAACTgctttttctcctcctcctgcagttTTTCCTGCAGAGCAGTGCACCGTtccttctctttcttttttttattcataggCTGCAGTGGAAGGAAACCAGAATATTCACACAATGCCTACAACACTGATGTCAGTCCAGCATGTTAGCAGATTAACCCTTCAAATCATGTTTTCTTGCTGAATTATAGCATTGATTTATGATGGCGCAAGACTGATAAGGCTAGACCGTACAAATGCGGCGTCTATTGTAAAATggtatattatttaaatatggGTGGTGGGGCATTAGCCATGAGCCAATAACTCACAATTTCAGGATTATCTTCGATAGCCTTGATCTGAGCCTGGAGCTTATTGATCTCCCGCTCATAGGCCGCATGGGGCACAGCCAAGTCATACATGGTAAGAGACCAGAAGGTGGCGTAGAATTGGGGGCGCAAGTCTTCCCAAACTCTGGGTGGATGGAGGGACACCACAGCCTCGTGCACTGGTGTCATTACATGCTCACAGGCCGCCACGTACTTCTGCACCTTTTGCTGCTGCCGGTTGCCTTTCTCAGCTTTCTTTAGCTCATCATACTTGGACTGTTGGTAGAACACACAGGGACCAATTTATCATTAAACTGCAGCATTATTACattttaggggtgtcacgagacactcaattcatgagatgagacgatacacaagaacgagaagagacaagattttaacattacttttaagaaaagtacaataaaaaaaataatacattgcaatctactaattcaaTTTCTACCGGCACTCGCCTTCAACCGCAGAGACCAAGGGACTGTGTTTATCGTCCCAGACCTAGTGCCCGCAAGTTTTTTTAGAACGAGAAATCACGTTTTAATGTCGCAAAATCTtctgacacgagatcttgtgacacccctattacaTACACATCAATATGAATTGCCAGACAAAAAGCAATTTGCACTGCTGTCTTGGGCAATGAAGAGAAGCTCTCCCATTCCAACGTGTGCACACTAACCAAGATTTGATGGGCATACATTGGTCGAGAAAGGAAGAAGGCAGCGTCATGTGGAATGTGGAACTGGTTACAAAGGATGTCAATGGAAGGAACACGCTTGATGTAGTCCTCTGTGCTGAGGTTGGAGGCCAAGAAGCCCCCAAACTGCACCAATGTGTCATGGCACTGCAgaaaaattacagttttacttTTAATGATTTTGATTGAAACAAATTAGGATATGTAGTTAGAAATTCTTTCAAATCTGTGACATACCTGGTCATAGAGGTGACCGACTAGTTTGAGATGTTTCTCGCCACCTTCTAGGAAAACCACACCATTTCTTTGCTGAGATATGAGTACACACAGTGGCAGGGCAAATTCATGATCCAGAAGAGCATCCTTCAGACGCTGCGATGACTTTTTAGTGTTCCTAATCTGACCAAAGTAGCCACCCTGTGGAGAGAGTCACTTCCAATGTCAAAATTTCCAtcagtaaataaatgaaaagccAAGCAATATAATGCAATACAAATCTCACAGTGACAAGAGTCAATACCTCAGCTTTGAGTTGTTCCCCTCCTGTCATTGCCTCAAGCTGCTCTGACGTCATTTCATCTGTTATCTCAATCCCTGCCATTTTCTGCACCACCTCCTTCAGGATTAGCAGGTCAAAACTGAAGGAAGACAAACATCCAATGTAAATACATGAagataagaaagtcatttgttaaTTGAAATTCAAATACTAATTTGAAAAACAGCTCCAGTCAAAGGCAGACCTTCCCATTTCTAGCAGTGAGTATGTGTGTCCAAACATGACTGGTACCATGaatataacaacattttttaatacTTGGATGAGTTACGGCTTAGTTTTCTTTATGATTTTTTGCACTGAGACATAACCACCACCATACAACAAATGATTTGATGACCTTGTAGACTTGGCTTTATTTTATgaaatttcaaaaatgtatggcATTCACCATTTACAAATTACAGCTACTTTATGTAAATTACCTCTATTTTCAGTTTCTCAACATTATTTGGgtaagtgaaaatatgaagtcCGTGGATTCACTGACTGCGGGATTTTTATCCAAGtattaaaacaaatgtttagGGATATATTTAATGTGACATCTGGGTAGGGAGTTCCAACATCGTCATTACAAATGATAGGGATGTACATGCAAGCTCACAGGACACTtacctttttcctgcttttaGCTGATTGGTGACATACTGAAGAAGGCCCGCCAGTTCAATTGGATATTTCCTGAAGACGGCTCCACACAAAATTGCCAGGCCTTGTTTGGCAAATACAACAGGAGTGTGTTAGATACTGGAATGTTTTTGTGTCACTGTATAGTGACTGTATGCAGTTTCCTCTAAGACACCTACTCTGTAGCCACGATGAGATGGTGGTGTCGTCATGCTTCATCTTCTCCTTCTCGGGATTGGCCAGAGCTTCTATGATGCAATCTGAATATAGAAGTTAAGAGAAACAATGCCCCTTGACATGCACACCCCACATGTTAAACACCAAGACAAGCCTAATCTCTTTGTCAACAGGCTGAGAACAGCATAGGATACATGCCAAGACATCATAATTGAGGGAGGTGAGGTATTTCAAGGAGTCCACCACTGGAGCTATGAGGTTGTCGTACCACTGGATCTGAGACAGCATCTGATAAAAAAACAGATAGTTGATAGTGCTGAATGAATATCAATTTCAAACCTGACACAACCAGCTTTTACAGAGTGACaacatatattttattcacAATGACCTTTTACAGTAAAGTCAATTCACACAGCAGTCTTTACACACATCAGTAAAGTACAGTATGAGTATTCCACATAAAAAGGTCTTTAGTTGCTGACATAACTGCTTGAAATTCAATTGCCTTAGTTGTAATTCGAAGAGAATAAGTCAAATAgacaaattaaaatgttattcACTCACATAATCAAAAAAAATGGTGGGGTTGCTGTGGCTGAGTTTGCCAACCTGCCTTCCAGACTGTTTCACATTCTCTTTGGTCAACCGCCTAAAaatcaaacaaaccaaaaaaaaaaaaatcacataacaggaaaaatgaaggaaacaggaaaaaaaaaaagacatcactGAAGATTTGACCATTGCACACATAATTGGCTCTAAactgaaaagaaaacattttcattttcacaatGTTGATTTAAAAATAGTAAGCATGtcttttcatgtaaaaaaaaaaaaaaaaaaaaaaaaaaaaagggacttaCTTCATAATATATTTAGCCCTTTCCACTGTCTGAGCTTTGACTTTGACCAGCATGGGGTGGCTGGAATATGTTTCGTTCTTCCACTGTCCATATAAGCGGTACCTGGAACAAAAATACAAGGAATTTTAATTAACCCTTTAGATAATTGAAGAGTAAACAGAAGCACTAAGGCTATTTGGCTCTTGTCCATATTCAACTTATACACTTGTCAAATATTTAACGATATACGAATGAAAACAATCAgtacatttggaccaccacaaatagatttggcgctacctgttcccCCTTGCTCATGAACATATTATAATGA carries:
- the thoc2 gene encoding THO complex subunit 2, with amino-acid sequence MATLILPGEWVKNWEKTGKHEFVQFCKGLTEKIDHGCRIKDIQTALYELCWQVVQGNLKLDLIVNVLGEMMELRDDMPSILVDVFSILDVETVALEEKHKRDHYIQLVGACLVFVPEVILKERLDPETLESLGLIKQAFQFNQKIVKIKTKLFYKQQKFNLLREENEGYAKLITELGQDLSGSITSHIVLESIKSLIGCFNLDPNRVLDIILEVYESRSDQDEFFLALIKSYMCEPLTLCHILGFKFKFYQEPNEETPKSLYHIAAALLHHNLIDLEDLYVHLLPLDATIVEEHKRVLSEAKQIARRLVMVVVPSDKSEDKEKEKDKEEEKTEQAPDNQKLGLLEALLRIGDWHHAQSVMDQLPSFYATSHKSIALALCQLLHLTVDPLYRGSGLPKGARGRVIHPLKSKRVPQPAESFEDLRRDTFSMLGYLGPHLAHDPILFAKIVRLGKAFMKEYQCSEGSDVKDKMETLLSCFLSIADQVLLPSLSLMDCNACMSEEMWGLFKLFPYHHRYRLYGQWKNETYSSHPMLVKVKAQTVERAKYIMKRLTKENVKQSGRQVGKLSHSNPTIFFDYMLSQIQWYDNLIAPVVDSLKYLTSLNYDVLAYCIIEALANPEKEKMKHDDTTISSWLQSLAILCGAVFRKYPIELAGLLQYVTNQLKAGKSFDLLILKEVVQKMAGIEITDEMTSEQLEAMTGGEQLKAEGGYFGQIRNTKKSSQRLKDALLDHEFALPLCVLISQQRNGVVFLEGGEKHLKLVGHLYDQCHDTLVQFGGFLASNLSTEDYIKRVPSIDILCNQFHIPHDAAFFLSRPMYAHQILSKYDELKKAEKGNRQQQKVQKYVAACEHVMTPVHEAVVSLHPPRVWEDLRPQFYATFWSLTMYDLAVPHAAYEREINKLQAQIKAIEDNPEIPMNKKKKEKERCTALQEKLQEEEKKQLEHVQRVLHRLKLEKDKWLMTKSTKNETITKFLQLCLFPRCIFSSIDAVYCARFVELVHQQMTPNFCTLLCYDRVFSAIIYTVASCTENESHHYGRFLCCMLETVTRWHSDRAVYEKECGNYPGFLTILRASGFDGGQQANPLDYENFRHVVHKWHYMLTKASVHCLETGDYTHIRNILIVLIKILPCYPKVLNLGQALEYRVHKICAKEKDKRPDLYALAMGYSGRLKSQKVHMVPENEFHHKEPPVRNATPASQQNGPGSTGKPAATTIKAEDGVSDDGDRGKDKSQTTKPVNKANSAATKLTTSNGNGALNSAKAVKERDDKEKSGKEKKEKKEKTPGSTPDTKADVRREKLREERAGKDERAVREGKEKTPKSDREKVKAEEKNKDDKAKAGNGEPMEPCRERDAIKESKSKEKGDRTAVAGSLKLPVPRSESAESERDHKRRKLDSHSSPSHSSSVKDNSNDPKESTSKHHINYNSVARSKSRERDPENALGRCKEKKEEKERKDRKRDHAVAERESSQEPKRRKDENGTNSSKTSQSVSPCDSPVSVEKEKSKRSKSSSKEKGDSVKLERTSTGGKKESRHDKSEKKEKRDSSGGKEEKKHHKSSDKHR